Proteins encoded in a region of the Mariprofundus ferrinatatus genome:
- the ribF gene encoding riboflavin biosynthesis protein RibF: MQIFHSWDEANASEIRGGAITVGNFDGVHMGHEQVLAETRGHALCAGGPTIVVTFEPHPRAVLYPEEAPRRLCHLQEKLHYLEAEGVDAVLLLEFTKELATWPAEKFSRTLFETFGFNHIHVGYDFAFGHDREGHVDDLRTLGDEVGFTVSEAAAFEMLGAVVSSSRIRSAVEAADFELAKNLLGRDYSIAGTVLHGDKRGRQMNFPTANIDVADLAHPPVGIYAVLANTCDREWKGAAYLGYRPTFNGRTLLLETHLLDDSPDLYDQCLNVKFVKRIREDRKFTGHADLATQIARDCDDARGILS; this comes from the coding sequence ATGCAGATTTTTCACTCATGGGATGAGGCAAATGCCTCTGAGATTCGTGGCGGCGCGATTACTGTCGGCAACTTTGACGGCGTGCATATGGGCCATGAGCAGGTGCTGGCTGAAACACGCGGCCACGCGCTGTGTGCCGGCGGCCCCACTATCGTTGTCACCTTTGAACCACACCCGCGTGCGGTGCTCTACCCTGAAGAGGCGCCACGCCGTTTGTGCCATCTGCAGGAGAAGCTGCACTATCTTGAAGCGGAGGGCGTGGATGCAGTGTTGCTGCTGGAGTTCACCAAAGAGCTTGCTACCTGGCCTGCCGAAAAGTTCTCGCGCACGCTTTTTGAAACCTTCGGATTCAACCATATCCATGTCGGCTATGATTTTGCCTTCGGTCATGACCGTGAAGGCCATGTTGATGACCTGCGTACCCTCGGTGACGAAGTAGGATTTACCGTATCCGAGGCCGCCGCCTTTGAGATGCTCGGCGCTGTAGTCTCATCATCACGCATTCGCTCGGCGGTTGAGGCGGCCGATTTCGAGCTGGCGAAAAACCTGCTCGGGCGTGACTACTCGATCGCCGGTACTGTCTTGCACGGTGATAAACGCGGCCGCCAGATGAACTTCCCCACTGCCAATATCGATGTTGCCGATCTCGCCCATCCACCTGTCGGCATTTACGCAGTTCTGGCCAACACATGTGATCGTGAGTGGAAGGGTGCCGCCTATCTCGGTTACCGCCCCACCTTCAATGGCCGTACGCTGCTGCTGGAGACCCATCTGCTGGATGACTCCCCGGATCTTTATGATCAGTGCCTGAACGTGAAATTCGTAAAGCGTATCCGCGAAGATCGCAAGTTTACCGGCCATGCAGATCTGGCCACACAGATTGCCAGAGACTGCGACGATGCAAGGGGTATCCTCTCCTGA